Genomic DNA from Streptomyces sp. AM 2-1-1:
GACTTCTCGCCGATCCGCTAGGGTGGGATTAGTTAGGTAACCCTTACCAGCGGCGGCTGCGGTGCGCCTCGGCAGATATCTCGATGTCGAGATAACTCTAGTACATCGCCGTCGAACGGTCATGTCCGGGCACGGGTGTCCTGTCGGAACGAAGGTTGCGTCGTTCTCCTCGGACATCGAACGCACGCGGGGCCGGCGGTCACGGCACTGCGCATCCGTGCGCGTCCGGCCCGCTCGCCGTGGGTGCCCCGCCTGCGGCCGAGCCGACCGACCCGGCCGTCGCCGGTGCGGTGCGATCGGGCCGATCGGCGCGCCGGCGGTCCGTCGCCCCCGTCAACTCCCGCCCGGTCGCCGCGCGATGGCCTCCAGCAGCTCATCCAGCGCCACCTGGTGCGTCCGCCCTCGAGGCCGGGCCAGCGCCACCCGGCTCGGCGAGACCCCACGGACGGGACGGAACACCACGTCCGGGTGGGAGTAGAAACGGGCCGCCGAGGTCGGGGCCAACGCCACGCAGCCGCCGGCCACCGCTCCGAGCCACTCGTCGGGACGACTGGTGACGGCGCCGACACGGACGGGGTGCCCCTCCCGTTCTTCCGCCGCCAGCCAGTGCTCCCTCCAGAATCCGGGCTTGTCTCCGGCCGCGACGAACGGCTCGTCCCACAGGTCCCGGAACTCCACCGTCCCGCAGTTCGCGAGCGGATGCCGAGCGGGGAGCAGCACCCCGCGCTCCTCGACGAACAACTCCCGCACCACCCATTTCTCCTGCCCCGGGAACGGCGTGCGCACCACCGCCGCATCCACCTCACCCCGGGCCAGTCCGGCGCTCGGGTCGGACCAGTCGAACTGCCGCAGTTCCACCCGCCACTCCGGCCGCACCTGGCGGAATGCGGCGATGGCCTCAGGGACGGCGCCCACTGCGCCCGCATCCAGGAAGCCCAGGCGCAGCACCCGCGCCGCCCGGCCGGTTGCCCGTACCGCCTCGTCCCAGCCGTTCAGCAGCGCGGGCACCCGCGAGGCGAGCTCCCGCCCCGCCTCGGTCAACGCCATCCCCGACCGCGAACGCGTGAAGAGACGCACCCCGAGATCGTCCTCCAGGCGCCGGATCTGCTTGGTCAGCGCCGGTTGCGACACGAACAGCCTCTCCGCCGCCCCGGTCAGGCTGCCCTCCTCCGCCACCGCGGCGAAATACCGGAGCAGGCGTGTGTCCACATCCATGCCAACAGGTTATAGAACCAGGTATTGGACGGTTTCGCGGGGCCTGCGGACCCTGGAGGCATGACCGGTTACCCGTTCGCGTTCCTCACCGTCACCTTGCTCACCGCCGCCATCAACCTCGGTATCGCCGCCGCCGACCTCGCCGGAGCCCGCTTCGTCCGGGCCAACTCGGCGCGGGTGGGTGTCCCCCGGTCCTGGCTGCCCTGGTTGGGCGCCCTCAAGGCGGCTGGCGCCGCGGGCCTCCTCCTGGGCCTCTGCGATGTCGCACTGCGCCCCCTCGGCGCCGCGGCGGCCTGCGGTCTCAGCCTCTTCTACCTGGGCGCGCTCGCCTTCCACCTACGCGCCCGCGTGCTCCACAACCTGGCGTTTCCCGGTTTCTACTTCGCCACCGCCGTCGCCTCGCTGGCCTTGAACGTGTCCTCCTGAGGCAGGCACTGCTCCGTACTCGGTGAGGGCGGCACTGTTCCGCGCTCGACGAGAGCACTCGGCCTTCACCACGACAGGCCCACGGTGACCGCCTCATCCCCTCCCCCGGGCCGTCCCCGGCACATCGGGCCCGCCCGCCCAGCCCCTGGAGACGGCTCCGGGGGGGGGCGGGTGGGCCGGTGAGTCGGCGGGCGGGTGGCCGGTGGGCGGGTGGGCCGGTGGGCTGGTGGCCGGTGGGCCGGTGGGCCGGTGGGCGCGAAATACGGTGGATACCCCGGCGGCGAAGGGCGATGCTGACGCCGTGCTGATCATGGATGCCGTCATGGAGACCCATGGCGTCGCGAGCCCTACCCCGTGGCCCACCGCCGCCCCGGGCGCGGACCGTCTCCTCGTGCTCTCCGACCGGATGTCACTCCTGGACGTCGGAACGGCGATGGCGGTGCTGACCGACCCCGGCGACGACGGAGAACCCGGCGGGCCGGCCCCGGGCGCGGCCACCGGTCTCCGGCGCGTCCAGGACCTGCTGGACTGCGATCTCGTCATCGCGCCGGGCGGCCTCCTCCTGCGGGACACCACGACCGGCGTCGCCCTCGCTCCCGGGTGCTGTTTCGGCCTGGAGAACTGGCGCGACTGGCTCGACCTCGCACACGGCGAAGAGATCTGGCTCGGCCACGACGGCGCCCCACGCCTGGAACACCGGGGGACGCTCATCAGGATGTGGCCCGGCACGGGCCCCCACGCACAACTCCCCGTCGAGTTCCATCGAGCCGAGCTGCTGGGCCTCCTCCGTACCGTGCACGAGAAGCTCAACGGCTTCCTCGTCCTGGCCGGACAGTGGGCTTCCCCCTACGCCCCCGCCCTGGCCACCGCGCTGATGACGCGGCTCGGGGAAGATCTGCACATCACCGCCCCGCTGGAGACCAGCCTCGTCGCCGACGCGTG
This window encodes:
- a CDS encoding LysR family transcriptional regulator, which encodes MDVDTRLLRYFAAVAEEGSLTGAAERLFVSQPALTKQIRRLEDDLGVRLFTRSRSGMALTEAGRELASRVPALLNGWDEAVRATGRAARVLRLGFLDAGAVGAVPEAIAAFRQVRPEWRVELRQFDWSDPSAGLARGEVDAAVVRTPFPGQEKWVVRELFVEERGVLLPARHPLANCGTVEFRDLWDEPFVAAGDKPGFWREHWLAAEEREGHPVRVGAVTSRPDEWLGAVAGGCVALAPTSAARFYSHPDVVFRPVRGVSPSRVALARPRGRTHQVALDELLEAIARRPGGS
- a CDS encoding DoxX family protein produces the protein MTGYPFAFLTVTLLTAAINLGIAAADLAGARFVRANSARVGVPRSWLPWLGALKAAGAAGLLLGLCDVALRPLGAAAACGLSLFYLGALAFHLRARVLHNLAFPGFYFATAVASLALNVSS